One segment of Oreochromis niloticus isolate F11D_XX linkage group LG8, O_niloticus_UMD_NMBU, whole genome shotgun sequence DNA contains the following:
- the LOC100694924 gene encoding integrin alpha-M — MNWIISATISLLVLNIALGFNIEPVAWKTLRSSAAGFGYQVVQRQSDLLVSAPFEQCSQNGRGKIYICTTSHQSCQNIQFEAPRFAVNMSLGLTMKSDPTTANTVVCGPTIQKDCRSITMYNGVCFQIDSVTTFGSPIPSSLRECPPQVDIAFLLDGSGSVSSPDFQKMTKFVKDLIQSFVLNDAQFSVSQFSTSPWVHFYFKTFSSSGSVETDINEIKQYRGATFTAKAIRHVVNTVFIPKEGMRPSARKVLIVITDGQSNDRTYLDGAVQLAESKNIVRFAIGVGNAFTKTEAKRELRTIASSPSDKYVFQVENFDALEIIRQNLQEKIFSIEGSQTSGETLKMEMSQEGFSAVYVPEGIQMSIVGANQWKGGYVQYTTGGQKLKTYEDVSLEPDSYLGYSMAIAKTQSGSLTIVGAPRYKHRGVVVAVNRESFENQKIEPFSSQYQTGEYFGAEVCTMDINNDDITDLIFISAPMYMEPDREGRVYVCRLTGLFVECHFDDPLVLRGHAAVKGRFGSSLAVLPDLNSDGFRDLAVGAPLENDGEGSIYIFNGEGGGRISPTYSQRITGSEVQSGLKFFGVSISQSSFDQSGDKLPDLAVGSKGKVVLLRSRPIVMVKAEVSFNPNEIPTQNTTCSEPLENTATVCFTMSRVSTVNTAEARINYTLTLDATRKPPNNRAYISGKQQAKSGSVAVNLTSKLCSTVKFFIEACPEDAVSELSNELKFTFDGLPSKKLRPSLAPQAQATAIHPLGFEINCGTDNKCVDNLQVDFNFTRSSEVKVGIDELLNVTVTVENRGENSYNSRVILTYPAGLSYRKFTIQQGRIECNSLDSEDGLSRGTTDCTIDKPIFKSKTKASFIVSYGIDTNSQLERKIFVTVNATSGNQEHGTTRELYKKKWIDVKYSIFMTFENSLSYNNFTFGMNDLQKPVQQSVKVTNDIRALNFTVVIRVPVKLGETDIWGDLSSLRIADCQRGIDEEPSVKGFVPEIQKNKVVDCSVAKCRVFKCRTSMGIRESRTYKISANLSSGWIEQIGLQSAKFLLTSTASLEYNKNQYIYFSSGSNSNPPVRKIEAEVEVYPQPNFTKEIIGGSLGGLAFLALLTAGLYKLGFFKSKYERMINENEEDGPGPGTDAAAKPAE, encoded by the exons ATGAACTGGATAATTAGTGCTACAATATCCTTGTTAG TCTTAAATATTGCACTTGGCTTCAATATTGAACCTGTGGCTTGGAAGACCCTGAGGAGCTCTGCTGCTGGTTTTGGCTACCAGGTGGTTCAAAGACAATCGGA TTTGCTTGTCAGTGCCCCATTTGAACAGTGTTCACAAAATGGAAGggggaaaatatatatttgcacCACTTCTCACCAAAGCTGCCAAAACATACAATTTGAAG CACCAAGATTTGCAGTCAACATGTCCCTTGGTTTGACGATGAAAAGTGATCCTACAACTGCAAACACTGTG GTGTGTGGTCCAACCATTCAAAAGGATTGCAGAAGTATCACCATGTACAATGGTGTGTGCTTTCAGATAGACAGTGTTACTACATTTGGATCTCCCATACCTTCTTCTCTTCGAG AGTGCCCACCACAAGTAGACATTGCCTTTCTGTTGGATGGTTCAGGCAGCGTATCGTCTCCTGATTTTCAAAAAATGACGAAGTTTGTGAAAGATCTAATCCAATCATTTGTCTTAAATGATGCACAG ttttctgtttcccaGTTCTCTACGTCACCATGGGttcacttttactttaaaacattttcttcatCTGGATCAGTGGAGACTGACATCAATGAAATCAAGCAATACAGGGGAGCTACCTTCACAGCTAAGGCCATCAGACATGTTGT aAACACTGTTTTCATACCAAAAGAAGGTATGAGACCTAGTGCAAGGAAGGTCTTGATAGTAATTACTGATGGACAATCTAATGACCGGACTTATCTGGATGGTGCAGTACAGCTAGCAGAGAGTAAAAACATTGTTCGATTTGCTATTGGG GTGGGAAATGCATTCACTAAAACTGAAGCAAAACGAGAACTGCGCACCATTGCATCATCTCCTTCAGACAAATACGTGTTTCAAGTGGAGAATTTCGACGCACTTGAAATAATAAGACAAAATTTGCAGGAAAAAATTTTCTCCATTGAAG GATCTCAAACCAGTGGAGAGACACTGAAAATGGAAATGTCTCAAGAGGGATTCAGTGCAGTTTATGTGCCTGAG GGAATTCAGATGTCTATTGTTGGTGCAAACCAGTGGAAGGGAGGCTACGTGCAATACACAACAGGAGGCCAGAAGCTGAAAACATATGAGGATGTGTCTTTGGAGCCTGACAGTTATCTTG GTTACTCCATGGCAATTGCTAAAACCCAAAGTGGTTCACTGACAATTGTTGGTGCTCCAAGATATAAACACAGAGGAGTTGTGGTCGCTGTTAACAGAGAAAGCTTTGAAAACCAAAAGATTGAGCCCTTTTCATCACAG TATCAGACTGGTGAATATTTCGGGGCAGAGGTGTGTACCATGGACATAAATAATGATGACATCACTGATCTAATCTTCATATCAGCCCCAATGTACATGGAGCCTGATAGAGAGGGAAGAGTTTATGTTTGCAGATTAACTGGTTTG TTTGTGGAGTGTCATTTTGATGATCCGTTAGTACTAAGAGGACATGCAGCTGTCAAAGGAAGGTTCGGCTCTTCTCTTGCTGTTCTGCCTGATCTAAACTCAGATGGATTCAGGGATTTGGCAGTTGGAGCACCTTTGGAGAATGATGGTGAAGGCAGCATCTACATATTTAatggtgaaggaggaggaagaatcaGTCCTACTTACTCACAG AGAATTACTGGCTCTGAGGTTCAGTCAGGACTGAAGTTCTTTGGTGTATCAATCAGTCAGTCATCTTTTGACCAGAGTGGTGATAAACTACCTGATTTAGCGGTGGGTTCAAAGGGCAAAGTTGTCCTATTGAG ATCAAGACCTATAGTAATGGTTAAAGCTGAGGTGTCTTTCAATCCAAACGAAATCCCTACTCAGAATACAACCTGCTCAGAACCACTGGAGAACACAGCTACAGTCTGCTTTACCATGAGCAGAGTGTCTACAGTCAACACAG CTGAAGCAAGGATTAATTATACTTTAACCCTGGATGCCACTCGCAAACCTCCAAACAACCGAgcgtacatcagtgggaaacaACAAGCGAAATCTGGATCGGTTGCTGTGAACTTAACCAGCAAACTGTGTTCAACTGTAAAATTCTTTATTGAG GCTTGTCCAGAAGATGCTGTCAGTGAACTTTCCAATGAGCTCAAATTCACATTTGATGGTTTGCCTTCAAAAAAACTTAGACCAAGTCTCGCCCCACAGGCTCAAGCAACAGCTATTCATCCT TTAGGGTTTGAGATCAACTGCGGCACTGACAACAAATGTGTTGATAACTTACAAGTGGATTTCAACTTCACCAG ATCCTCAGAGGTTAAAGTGGGCATTGATGAGCTTTTGAATGTCACAGTCACAGTGGAGAACAGAGGTGAAAACTCCTACAACAGTCGTGTTATTCTCACGTACCCAGCTGGACTCTCCTACAGGAAGTTCACCATTCAGCAG GGAAGAATTGAGTGCAACTCCTTGGACAGTGAAGATGGTTTATCACGAGGAACGACAGACTGCACTATTGACAAGCCAATtttcaaaagcaaaacaaag GCTTCCTTTATTGTCTCCTATGGGATTGACACCAACAGTCAACTTGAGAGGAAGATCTTTGTCACTGTGAATGCCACCAG tgGAAATCAGGAGCATGGCACAACAAGGGAACTCTACAAAAAGAAATGGATTGATGTGAAATACAGCATTTTTATGACATTTGAAAA CTCCCTCAGCTACAACAATTTCACATTTGGGATGAACGATTTGCAGAAACCAGTCCAACAATCGGTCAAG GTTACAAATGATATCAGAGCACTTAATTTCACTGTGGTGATCAGGGTTCCAGTGAAGCTTGGTGAAACAGACATTTGGGGGGATTTGAGCAGCCTAAGG aTTGCAGATTGTCAGAGAGGAATTGATGAAGAACCATCTGTGAAAGGTTTTGTTCCTgagatacaaaaaaataaagttgtg GACTGCTCTGTAGCCAAGTGCAGAGTGTTCAAGTGCAGGACATCCATGGGAATACGGGAGAGTAGGACATACAAAATCTCTGCCAACCTCAGCTCAGGATGGATAGAGCAG ATTGGACTTCAATCTGCCAAATTCCTCTTGACCAGTACAGCCAGTCTGGAGTACAACAAAAACCAGTACATCTACTTTTCATCAGGGTCAAACAGTAATCCTCCTGTTCGCAAG ATTGAAGCAGAGGTAGAAGTGTATCCTCAGCCAAATTTCACCAAAGAGATCATTGGAGGATCCCTGGGAGGGTTGGCTTTTCTAGCTTTACTCACTGCTGGCCTGTATAAG TTGGGATTTTTCAAGAGCAAATACGAACGGATGATAAATGAAAATGAGGAAGACGGTCCAGGTCCAGGGACTGATGCAGCTGCAAAACCTGCTGAATAG